A region of Nocardioides sp. JS614 DNA encodes the following proteins:
- a CDS encoding sugar ABC transporter substrate-binding protein has translation MHKTLGTRVRRLAGAVLVLAVMGVISSCSTESGGQAASASSDDNVAQAANEAIDKLYGNGTFTEPASTGPKAQSGYKVALVSSGVQSPTGTAMANGARAAAKLLGWDFTVYDGKYEPAEYQEGIRQAISQNADAIWLYSIDCPLVRTALEEAKKAGIPVFSQEAADCSDVDPSQPSYYERSLEFVEGDFITWGEGLGAAEATWLLSKLGSEANIIEVSNTELVITKAVHDGFQKAMKEQCPECEVATLNIRLADFGPALEEKISTALLRNPEANGMALSYDDLVTSGGAAAVMASGRNDSIEVVSGSGYAANIDLVRQNKGQDAGWTYDGSYEAWSAADMINRYFAGEERVPSGVGISMFDHDHDLPPEGEAWSTSIDYEPVFKKVWGVS, from the coding sequence ATGCACAAGACACTCGGCACACGAGTCCGGCGCCTCGCTGGCGCGGTCCTGGTGTTGGCGGTGATGGGAGTCATCAGCAGTTGCAGCACTGAGTCCGGGGGACAAGCCGCTTCCGCCTCCAGTGACGACAACGTGGCGCAGGCGGCAAACGAAGCCATCGACAAGCTCTACGGCAACGGCACCTTCACCGAGCCCGCGTCCACCGGCCCCAAGGCGCAATCCGGCTACAAGGTCGCGTTGGTGAGCTCTGGTGTCCAGTCGCCGACCGGAACTGCCATGGCCAACGGCGCCAGGGCCGCCGCAAAACTCCTCGGATGGGACTTCACCGTATACGACGGCAAGTACGAGCCCGCCGAGTATCAAGAGGGAATCCGGCAGGCCATCTCGCAGAACGCAGACGCCATCTGGCTTTACTCAATCGATTGCCCGCTCGTTAGGACCGCCCTCGAAGAGGCGAAGAAGGCGGGCATCCCGGTCTTCTCCCAGGAGGCCGCCGACTGCAGCGACGTCGACCCCAGCCAGCCCTCCTACTACGAGCGGAGCCTGGAGTTCGTCGAAGGTGACTTCATCACATGGGGCGAGGGACTCGGCGCGGCGGAGGCCACGTGGCTCCTTTCCAAGCTCGGATCCGAGGCGAACATCATTGAGGTCAGCAACACCGAGCTTGTCATCACCAAGGCTGTGCACGATGGTTTCCAGAAGGCGATGAAGGAGCAGTGTCCCGAGTGCGAGGTCGCGACACTCAACATCCGGCTTGCCGATTTCGGACCCGCCCTCGAGGAGAAGATCTCGACTGCGCTTCTTCGCAACCCGGAAGCCAACGGCATGGCCCTGTCCTATGACGACCTCGTTACTTCCGGGGGAGCGGCGGCGGTGATGGCGTCTGGACGCAACGACTCGATCGAGGTGGTCTCCGGCAGCGGATACGCCGCGAACATCGACCTCGTCCGCCAGAACAAGGGTCAGGACGCCGGGTGGACCTACGACGGAAGCTATGAGGCGTGGTCGGCCGCGGACATGATCAACCGGTACTTTGCTGGCGAGGAGAGGGTCCCTTCGGGCGTGGGCATCTCGATGTTCGACCACGACCACGACCTCCCGCCCGAGGGCGAGGCCTGGTCGACCAGCATTGACTACGAACCGGTCTTCAAGAAGGTGTGGGGCGTCTCCTGA
- a CDS encoding PucR family transcriptional regulator has protein sequence MSIEHDLRAVADELILKIPAISEEVRERCRSGAPNYYRRNDPMLLETELPSITGALTSIIHGLRHARQLPDGASEGALEEARVAAQAGVELTDLLLTRRIGQVVLWNWILETAVRIVPAGPRQMAVLKQAAEYHFAWNDRITHDVVATYEQEKSAYFFHSRDRQRRAVVTDLLNGVPTDTEQLGYNLKVDHLAAVVWGSAPRVALKSLATLFEASLLVVEGTGGTSLAWLGSSRLCESFEQRYETFQPPAATFVAVGGPLNGVDGFRRAHRQAWQACRVGRLRSEPVTRYRDIALESVVLRDAPAARDFMMSELGPIGDDDARTQLLRETLKAYFDTGQNAAATAGRIRVHERTVAYRLKSIEERLGFPISDRRDELAVALRLAGVLHEASDRQLSILGENSQGETGI, from the coding sequence ATGTCGATCGAGCACGACCTACGGGCGGTCGCGGATGAACTCATTCTGAAGATCCCGGCAATCAGCGAGGAAGTCAGGGAGCGCTGCCGCTCCGGTGCTCCTAACTACTACCGCCGCAACGACCCCATGTTGCTCGAAACCGAACTACCCAGCATCACGGGGGCGCTCACGAGCATCATCCACGGACTCCGTCACGCCCGGCAGCTCCCTGACGGCGCCTCCGAAGGGGCCTTGGAAGAGGCAAGGGTCGCTGCACAGGCCGGCGTCGAACTGACCGACCTGCTCCTCACTCGCCGGATCGGCCAGGTGGTGCTGTGGAACTGGATTCTTGAAACGGCTGTACGCATCGTACCTGCCGGCCCGCGCCAGATGGCCGTCCTGAAGCAGGCTGCCGAGTACCACTTCGCTTGGAACGACCGCATCACGCACGACGTAGTAGCGACTTACGAGCAGGAAAAGTCGGCTTACTTCTTCCATAGCAGGGACCGGCAGCGTCGAGCAGTCGTCACAGACCTTCTGAACGGAGTTCCGACAGACACCGAGCAACTGGGCTACAATCTGAAAGTTGATCACCTGGCCGCGGTGGTGTGGGGAAGTGCGCCGAGGGTCGCCCTGAAGTCCCTTGCGACCCTGTTCGAGGCGTCCCTCCTCGTGGTCGAAGGCACAGGCGGGACGTCGCTGGCCTGGTTGGGCAGCAGCCGACTCTGCGAGTCCTTCGAGCAGCGCTACGAGACGTTCCAACCACCGGCGGCAACGTTCGTTGCAGTCGGCGGCCCGCTGAATGGCGTCGACGGCTTCCGTCGCGCACACAGGCAGGCGTGGCAGGCCTGCCGAGTGGGGCGCCTTCGGTCCGAACCTGTCACGCGCTACCGCGATATTGCTTTGGAGAGTGTGGTACTTCGTGACGCGCCGGCGGCTCGTGACTTCATGATGAGTGAGTTGGGACCGATCGGCGACGACGATGCGCGCACCCAGCTTCTGCGTGAGACCTTGAAGGCCTACTTCGACACGGGTCAGAACGCGGCCGCTACTGCGGGCCGCATCCGTGTGCACGAGCGGACGGTCGCGTACCGCCTCAAGTCGATCGAGGAACGGCTCGGATTCCCGATCAGCGATCGCCGCGACGAGCTCGCGGTAGCCCTTCGCCTGGCTGGTGTCTTGCACGAAGCAAGCGATCGTCAGCTCTCCATTCTCGGAGAGAACAGCCAAGGCGAAACAGGGATCTGA
- a CDS encoding Dabb family protein, with amino-acid sequence MIRHVFSWRVAEGHSNDEIIEILNTLPGALPVIKYWEVGSHQGDPGDNGDPFDGVLITDFDSWDDLDAYSNDPFHLSVVERLLPRFSARAVVDFERKDA; translated from the coding sequence ATGATTCGGCACGTCTTCTCATGGCGTGTGGCCGAAGGCCACAGCAACGACGAGATCATCGAGATCCTGAACACACTGCCGGGCGCGCTGCCAGTGATCAAGTACTGGGAGGTTGGCAGCCATCAGGGCGACCCGGGGGACAACGGGGACCCGTTCGACGGCGTACTCATCACTGACTTCGACTCCTGGGACGACCTCGATGCCTACTCCAACGACCCCTTCCACCTCAGCGTGGTCGAGCGACTCCTGCCGCGGTTCTCAGCACGCGCCGTCGTCGACTTCGAGCGCAAGGACGCCTGA